AATTACCAATGCACCGAAGCCTAAACCTGCTTGCATAATGCCTAAGCCAAACTTGACCGGGGTGCTGGGGTTTAGATTTCTCTTATCTAGCCAAACCCATAAGGCTGCGAATGGTAGTGACAATAACATAATGTATAAGGCGTTTAAGCTACCAAATTGTGATGCGGTGATTTCGAAGTCGCCTATTTGGCGGTCGATGACGCGGTCGGTGAACAGGGTCATTGAACCAGCGGCTTGTTCGAACAAGGCCCAGAAGATAATCGTGGATGCGATAAGTACCATTAGCACTATCATTTTATGCACATCTTCTTTTTTGCCTTTCAGCACTGAATAAGCAACAAGACCTACCCCCGCAAGCACTAATAACGTTTGTTGAGTCATGAATACTACGGGTTCATGTTGTACCATCAACCAAGAAATGCCCAAACTGGCAAAGGCTGCCAGGTAGATGACATGTTCTTTCTTAATACCCATGAACTTCTCTTTTAGAATTTCCGGGTTTTCTGGCTCTGCTAATCCGTATAGGTATTTTTGACCATAAGAAAATGTGATCAAACCAATTAACATGCCGATACCTGCCGCGCCGAAGCCATAGCCCCAGCCATAGACTTCACCAAGGTAGCCACAGATCATGGTTGCCAGGAATGAACCTACGTTGATACCCATGTAGAAAATGGTGAAGCCTGAGTCACGACGAGGGTCGCCTTCTGCGTAAAGCTGACCAACGATGGTGGAGATATTAGGTTTCAGGAATCCAACACCGGTAACGATTAATGCCAGAGCAAAGTAGAATACGTTGAGTGCTGCGGTGTCCTGGATTTTGATGGTTTCTTGAAGGGTAGTACCTGCGGCTAACACGGTTCCGTCGGAAAGGGTTAACGCGGATTGCAGTATGGTTCCTGCGTCGTATTGCACAGCTTGATGGCCCTCGACTGCCATCAATAAGTGCCCCAGGCAGAGTAAAATACCGCCAAATAAAACGGCTTTTCTCATGCCGAGATATCGGTCGGCTAATACGCCCCCGATTACTGGAAGCGCGTATACCAATCCTGCATAGGCTCCCAATACTTCCAACCCTTCACCGTCGCTGAACAGGTGGTATTTTGTAAGATATAAAAGGAGTAGGTATTTCATCCCGTAGAAGGAGAAACGTTCCCACAATTCTGTCGCGAAACATACGTAAAGTCCCTTTGGATGACCAAATAAATTGTCGGAACTTTCAATGGCAATGGCAGTCATAAATCAGCCTCAAAATTCGGTTTTATAAGTTTTATTATCGAAACGAAAGCACGGTTATACCGGGCGAGGTGGGCAAAAGCAAGCTTGAGAAAGAAAGCAAGCCTTTGTTATGTGTATTAAATTGTTTGTGAATTTGGCTGTGGTTAGGGATTTTGTTTGAGGGAATGAGCTCTTGTTTTTTCTGATTCTTTAATTAAGGCTTGGTTAATTCAATGTTGGCAACATTGCCGATCATACAAATAATAACACTCTTATACTGTTCAAGCTGTTGGCAAATCGTGTAAAATCGGCGCCCTTTGTATATTGCTTGGATTCCAGCGTGCGCTCCGTATGTAAATACGGTATGTAAAGTGGGCGATTAGCAGCGCACAGTAAAAAACAATATTCAGCGACTTAGTAATAAAAATAAGCAGGTTTAAGCAGGAAATGAAAAACAGATTTGGATATATTTTATGCCTCTTTCTAGTTTTCTCACCGTTAGCATTTGCACAACAAGCATTCCAGCCGACGAAAGAACAATTAGAAATATTTAAAAAGCTTTCACCTGAACAACAAGAAGCGCTGGCAAAAAAGTATGGCATGGATTTGAATATGCTAGGGATGGGAGATGGAACTTCTACCAACTCGTCTAAAGAATTAAGTAGCCCGTATATGCTGCCCCGTGCCGATGGCATGAATAAGGAGCAAGACAAACAAGCTCAAGAATATTACGAGCAGACTGATGAAGAAGAGGATGAATTAAAACCCTTTGGTTATGATTTATTTGCTGGCCAGCCTACGACTTTCTCTCCTCTTGCCAAAGCCCCGGTTCCTTCCAATCATTTAATGGGGCTTGGCGATAAGCTGCTGATTAGCCTATACGGTAAAGTTAACGAGCAATACGATCTGGAAGTTAATCGTCAGGGGCAAGTTGTTGTTCCCGGGTTGCCCCCGATGAATGTGGCTGGATTAACTTATTCGGAAGCAAAAGATTTTATTAAACAGCGCGTTGAAGAGCAGAATATTGGGGTTTCGGCTCATGTTGCCTTCGGTGAGTTGGGATCTATTCAAGTTTTCGTACTGGGTGATGCTTATACTCCGGGTACATACACTGTCAGCTCCTTGTCGACTATTACCCACGCCTTGTTTGCCAGTGGTGGCATCAAAGAAATCGGCTCTTTGCGTAATATCCAGTTAAAACGCGCGGGTAAAGTGGTGGTTAATCTGGATTTGTATGATTTGCTGTTGCGCGGTGATACCAAAGATGATGTCCTTTTACGTTCTGGTGATGTGGTATTCATTCCTTCTGTAGGTAAGCAAATAACGGTTGATGGAGCGGTAAATCGCCCTGCGATTTACGAAGTGAAACCGGGTGAAACCTTCAAGGATTTGCTCGCTATGGTCGGTGGGCCTGCCAATGAAGCTTATCTTCGTAAAGTGAGCGTGTATCAATATAAAAATGGCACCAAGCATATTCAAAATGTGGATCTGAATAAGTCTGCACAGTTGCAAAAAACCGTTGAAAATGTTGCACAGGTCATTGTTCCTAATGCGGGTGAGCGTTTACAGGACGCTATTCAATTATTAGGTGAAGTGACTCGTCCTGGATTTTATGAGTGGTATGAAGGCATTTCACTGTTGTCATTAATTGATTCTGAAACCGGGTTCTTTACTGAGCATTCAGATATTAATTATGGCCTGTTGTTACGTCGTAATAATGGTGAGATTCAGGCTATACAGTTTAGCCCTGCAAAGTTGTTGACAGATAAAAGCTACGATAAGCCGCTTATGCCTGAAGATAAGTTGTTTATTTTCTCAACCAATACCAAGTCCAAACAACTGTTGAGCTTCGAAGAATTAACCGGGGAAGAGTCGAAGCAAGATTTGATTAAGGAACGTGTTGAGAAGCAAATCGAAGAGCAATTTTTCTGGGATTTATATGCTAATTTGGATGAAGAAGATGATGCCAATATCAAGCAGAAGAAAGAGGAGGTAACCACCGATTTACCTACTTTGTTTGAATTGGAGAATGAAAGCTTTTCTGAGTTAGTTGAGAAATACAAAATTTATCGCTGGGATACCAGTTCTCGCCATTATTTGCTATGGCCTGCATACAAAATGGTATTGGATGCCAATCGTATTGGTAGTGTTCTACCTTTAATTGAAGTTAGTGGAAATGTGCGTTACCCCGGTGCTTATCCTTTAAGTGAAGGTGGCTCTTTGGAAGATGCGCTTGATGCGGCTGGTGGGGTGACTGATTTGGCATCGCCCATGATCAAGGTCTCTCGTGAAACGCCTTCGGGTGTTGAGCAGTTTGATGTCAATATTAAGGTTGCTAAAGACTTTCTTATTTCAGGTAAAGACAAGATTTCTGTCTTTACCAAGCCAGAAGCTAATGATTTTGCTCAGGTACAAATTCGCGGAGAAGTGAAGTTCCCGGGAACCTATACGGTGAAGCGTGGCGAGTTGCTTTCCAGTTTGATCGCCAAAGCGGGGGGCCTAACTAAGTACGCTCATGCCGATGGTGCAGTGTTTACCCGTGAGTCCTTGAAGTCGAAAGAGAAGGAAAACTTGTTAGCTTTGGCTGATGAATTACGTAAGCAAGTTGCAGCCAAGCGATTAACGAATAATGTTACTGATAGCAGTAATGTTAACTACAACGAACTGCAAAAGGTGCTTGCGGATCTGACCAACACTGAAGCTGTAGGTCGTATGGTTATTGATTTACCTTCTTTGCTTGAAGGAAATCTGGATTCAGATGTTGAGTTGATTCGGGGCGATATTTTAGTTGTTCCTCCCAGATCGCAAACCGTTTCTGTGGTCGGTGAAGTGTACTTGCCTACCTCTCACCGTTACCGTACAGGGTTATCGATTGATGACTATCTGGATAGCAGCGGTGGCGTGAAAAAACTGGGTGATGAAGACAATGTTTTTGTTATCCAGGCAAATGGTTCGGTTATTCGTCCTGATAAAGGCTTTTGGTATTCGTCGGCTTCTTCTTCATTGAAGCCGGGGGATACTATTGTTGTGCCGCTGGATGCAAACCCCATTGATAATTTGACATTGTGGTCTTCAGTAACGCAAATTCTGTATCAATCTGGTGTTGCGATTGCTGCGATTGGTTCTTTGTAAGGCTATGTCGGTTTAATTTCGTTTAGAGTGGATTGTAAGTGTTAAAAGTATTGACTGTCTTTGGGACGAGACCTGAGGCGATTAAAATGGCGATGGTTGTTAAGCAACTCGCCGCAGCTGAGCATATTGAATCTAAAGTATGTGTGACAGCTCAGCATAGAGAAATGCTGGATCAGGTTTTACAGTTATTCGAAATACAGCCTGATTATGACTTGGATATTATGACCAAACAGCAAGACTTGTACGATGTAACCAGTCGTATTCTGCTTGGGTTGCGAGAAATTCTACAAAATGAAAAACCCGATGTTGTGTTGGTTCACGGAGATACCACCACGACATTAGCCACCAGTTTGGCTTGTTATTATGCCAAGGTGAAAGTAGGGCATGTTGAAGCTGGGCTTCGCACTGGTGATATCTACTCTCCCTGGCCGGAAGAGGCTAACCGTCGTTTAACGGGGGTGCTAACGAATTTGCATTTTGCTCCAACGGATTCTTCAAAGCAGAATTTGCTTGCTGAAGGCGTTGATGAAAGTGCGATTTGGGTGACTGGTAATACTGTCATTGATGCCTTGTTAGAAGTTAACAAGATAGTTAATGAGAAGCAGGATGTACAAACTGCAATTGTTTCTCAGTTACAGCAGTCTTGTGACTTCGATTTAAATCGAGAGTTTGTATTAATCACTGGGCATCGTAGAGAAAGTTTTGGTTCAGGCTTTGAAAATATTTGTGCTGCCATTAAAACTTTGGCAAACAAGTATCCTGAGATTGATTTTATCTATCCTGTACACCTTAATCCGAATGTTCGCGAACCGGTAAATCGCATATTGGTTGATACACCGAATGTGAAGTTAATCGAGCCCTTGGAATATTTGCCGTTCGTATTTTTGATGGGGCGAAGTAAAGTCATTTTGACCGATTCTGGTGGTATTCAGGAAGAGGCTCCTTCATTAGGCAAGCCTGTTTTGGTGATGAGAGATACGACTGAGCGTCCTGAAGCTGTTGCTGCCGGCACGGTTATTTTAGTCGGTACTGAACAGGATAAAATTGTTCAGGAATTATCATTACTGTTAGACGATGAGCAGCACTATGCTGCTATGGCTGAAGCTCATAATCCTTACGGGGACGGTCAAAGTGCCAAGCGCATCGTGGATATTTTGCAATCTGTTCAAATTTAGGTAATTCACCCTTGTTTAATAAAATTTCAGTTATCGGATTGGGCTACATTGGTTTGCCCACCGCTGCTATGTTCGCTTCCAGAAAGAAGCAGGTTATTGGTATTGATGTAAATTCACATGCTGTGGACACTATTAACTCAGGTAATATTCATATAGTTGAGCCTGATTTGGACATCGTCGTTCGCGCAGCAGTAACACAGAAATACTTAAGAGCCAGTTTAATTCCTGAAGCTTCTGATGCTTTTTTAATCGCTGTTCCCACGCCATTTAAAGACGATAAACAACCTGATTTGAGCTATATCGAAGCGGCTTGTAAGGCGATTGCTCCAGTATTGCAAAAAGGTAATGTATTGGTGTTGGAATCTACCTCGCCAGTTGGTGCAACCAAGCAAATGGCACAATGGATCGCTGAATTAAGACCGGATTTGAGTTTGCCGAGTGGTGTTGATTCTACTGAGCAGGATTTGTTTATCGCTCATTGCCCCGAGCGCGTTTTACCAGGACACGTGATGCGTGAATTGGTTGAAAACGATCGCGTTATTGGTGGTTTGTCGAAAGCTTGTGCTGAGAAAGCCAAAGCCTTGTATCAGATTTTTGTTGAGGGTGAGTGTGTCCTTACCGATTGTGATACCGCTGAAATGGCGAAGCTAACAGAGAACGCTTTTAGAGACGTTAATATTGCCTTCGCTAATGAGTTGTCCATTATTTGCGACGAGCTAGGCATTAATGTGTGGGAATTGATTGCTATTGCTAACCGTCACCCACGAGTAAATATATTGCAACCTGGGCCGGGTGTCGGTGGCCATTGTATCGCCGTTGATCCTTGGTTTATCGTAAGCCGTACACCTGAACTGGCTTCGCTGATCGCTACTGCCAGAAAAGTAAACGATGGCAAGCCTGAGTGGGTTCTGGATAAGGTGAATGCCGCTTTGGTTGAGGTGGCGAATGTGAAAGGTGTGGCTCCGTCTCAGTTGAGCATCGCGTGTCTGGGTTTGGCATTTAAACCTGATATTGATGATTTGCGTGAAAGCCCTGCGCTGCAGATCACTAAAACCTTGTCGGAAAGGCATACTGGACAGATTTTAGCGGTTGAACCAAACATTCATGAGTTACCTGCTAAGTTGTCGGCTGGCAATATTCGTCTGGTTGATGAATATACGGCAGTGAAAGAGGCCGATATTGTGTTGCTATTGGTTGATCATAAGCAGTTTAAGTCTATGCCTCTTCAGTTGAGTGATACGCAACGCTTGGTCGATACTCGTGGTGTCTGGAACTAATTCCAACACACCGTCATTACCGTCAGTGCATATGGTCATTAAGACCAATGCGCTGATTTATGATGATAGATTCAGAAAGGAAGTTCAGTCGTTACAGCGCATCGGATGCCAAGTAAGTGCTTCAGTGCTTGAAGATGCTAACCAAGCTCGAAATGGTCATGACTACGGTGATGGTGTTCAGCAGAACTTTCGTGTGCTTTCTCTGCTTACCAAACGCCTATTGAAATCTCGCTTGTTTGTGCTTTTTCATTTAAGTGAGTTTATTCTTCGCACTTGTCTTCATATTATTCGTTCCAAACCTGATGTTGTTTGGATACATGATCCTATCTTGATGGTGTTTGTGCCTTTTCTTCAGTTATTGAAGGTAATGGGGTTTACGCGGAAAATCATCTGGGATCAGCATGAATTGCCTATTAAGCGTATTGATCAGTCTGGTGCGTTGCGCCGAGTGTTTGCGTGGTTTTGTCGAGGTGCGGATCTGGTTGTTGCTGCAAATCAGGAGCGCCTGGATTATTTGAAAGATCATTATCCAGGGTTTGATAAGGTTGCCCATGGCGTGATCCGTAACTATTCCGATCATGAGTTTATCGAACAACCATCCAAGCCTTTACCCGACGATCTGGTTAATTGGTTGGATGGTAGAGAATACTTTCTGGTACAAAGTGGCGTTGTTGAGCTACGTAACTTTCGTGCGGTCGCAGAAGCCATTATTCCCGATGACACTTTGCCTGTGATTGTTGCTGTTGGTGGTGGTGATAAGGCTTTAATTAATGAGCTGCAACAACGTTATGGTGAGCGTTTTCAACAGCGGGTTTATCTGATTGGCAAAGTGCCGCAAATGGAGCTGACACGCTATTTGGATGGCTCTGTTGCCAGTATCATTTTTTATCAGAAGTCATACGGCATCAATAATTGGTTGTGTGAACCTAATCGCTTGTTTCAGGCTCTGAATCGAAATCGTCCTGTGATCGTGGGTAATAACCCTCCAATGGCGTCTGTATTACAAGAATATCCATTGGGTGAGGTTGTCGCTGATGATGGCTCTGAGCCTGAATATCTGAAACAGGCATTAAAACAGTTTATGCAGAATCGGGGACAACTTCCTGCATTATCAGAAGCGCAAATTGCGAATATTGGTTGGGAATCTCAGGATCCTCATATCGCTGAACTGGTTAGATGCTGAACTATTGCCATGAATGTCTTATTTGTTCCTTTTAACTATCAGAATCCGTTTCAGCCAATTGCTGCTTTGTTTTTTCACGATCAGGTTCAGGCATTGGTGCAGTCTGGCGTTAAAGTGGTTGTGCTAAGTGCTGTGTCAGTTTCGTTGCCCAATGTTGTAAAGTGTAAAGGCAAAGGCTTAGGGTATCGCCATTGGCAAGATAAAGGCGTTGATGTCTATCAGTTTATGTTTCCCGCAGTGCCCAAAGCGCCAAGACTAAATCAATGGATTCGTTTACAGGTGCAAAAATTCCTCTATCAAAAAATTAAGCGTGAGCACAGCGCACCAGATTTGGTTCATGTTCAAATGTTCCCCGGTGGTGACTTTGGGCAATGGATGCAAAAATCATTTTCTATTCCCTATGTTGTTACTGAGCATTTATCTGGCTTTTCTCAAGGTGTTTATAATGGTTGGCAATTGCAAAATGCTCAATCGTGTTATAAACATGCGCAAGTGAGAATTGCTGTAAGTCAGCATTTGGCGACGACTTTAGAGCAATTGACCGAACAACCATTTGAGGTCATACCTAACTGCGTTGATGTTTCTTTATTTGAGCCTGAGTTGGATGTTGGTAAAAAAGCCATTCGGCGTTTTATTCATGTAGGTCGATTAGATCCTATCAAGAATCAGGCAATGTTAATTGAAGCTTTTGCGAAGGCGGACTTGCCTGAAGATTGTAGTCTTACAATCGTTGGGGCTGGAAGTGAAGAAGCTAATTTACGCCGCATAATTGATAGCTTGAATATTGGTGATAAAGTCGAGCTGTACGGTGAGGCGACGAAGGCGGAAGTAATTAAACTATTGTCTTTGCACGATGCTTTTGTTTTGGCTAGTCGCTATGAGACTTTTGGTGTGGTGCTAATTGAAGCAATGAGTATGGGGTTGCCAGTGATCTCAACGGATTGTTTGGGAGCCCGAGAAATTATTACCGATGATAAAGTTGGTGAAATTTGCTCCTGTGATAGAGAGGCGTTATCTCAATTACTCGCGTCTTTTACTTCTCGTTATTATGACTCTCGGTATATTCGGCAGTTTGCAGTTGAACATTTTTCCAATCAATCAGTTGCAAATATGATCAATAAAGTCTATAGCCGAATTGTCCGCTAATCGTTAGAATACCGCGCGTTTTCCTCTAGTTTATTATTCAATTGAACTACCAATTGGGAGCCCTCTTTGTATCAGCACTTCTTTAAAGGCGTCATTGATCGAGTCATTGCTTTAGTCGCTCTTTGTGTTTCCTTACCTGTTTTAGTTCCTGTTACGTTGATATTGGCTGTGGCCTTGAGAGGGAATCCTTTTTTTGTACAGCAACGCCCTGGTTTGAAAGGAGAGCCTTTTTATTTGGTTAAGTTTAAAACCATGACGGATGCGAGGGATGAACATGGTGAGCTACTGCCTGATGATGAGCGATTGGTGCCTATTGGACGCTGGATACGCTCTTTGAGTCTTGATGAGCTACCTCAATTTATTAATGTTCTAAAAGGTGAAATGTCTTTGATTGGGCCGCGTCCTTTGCTTATGGAGTATCTGGATATCTATACGGCGGAAGAGCAGCGTAGGCATAATGTGCTTCCCGGAATAACGGGGTGGGCTCAGGTGAATGGACGTAATTCGATTTCATGGAAAGAGAAATTTGCTCTGGATGTCTGGTACGTTGAGCATTTGAGTTTTGGTCTAGATATTAAGATTGTCTTCTTATCGGTTTTAAAGGTGCTGAAAAAAGAAGGGGTCAATGCTTCAGAAACCGTTACCATGGAGAAATACAACGGTAATAATTAGTTGTTCTCATTTCCTGGATTATTGCGTTGATCATTACGCTTTATCGCAGTTAAGTACCAAATTATTTGCACAAGAACAAAGGCTGTTCCAACGCCTGAAAATAGCTGTATTCCCACAATCGCCTTGTCCATAAGCAACCCGGATAACAGGCTGGTTGCTAACGCCAGGCTATATATAATCTCAAAGTAAAATGCGGGTTTTTGCAGATTCAGGATGAGAGGTACGAAAGCCAACATTCCACCTATCGCACGAGCGTAAATCCATGGTAGTAACAGTGCCCCTATCGTACCAGCGCTTCGCCATTCTTCTCCAAGTAATAAAACGAAAAAAGGCTCTGCGATAAAATAGCCGATAAGGAAAATGGGGATCAAAGCTATGGCATAAAATGAAAAGAATTTCCGAAAGACAGGCAATATAGGTTGTCCAAGTCTTTGTTTTTCCGCTGTTGTTTTATAGAAAATTTTAAATAGTGCATTACCAATGAGTTGCCAAGGCGTGACCAATACTTTGTTGGCTTGTGAATATGCCCCTAATAATGCGGTTTGACTGAATAATGGCAGTAAAAAACTGGGTGTATTGAGGTTAAAGCTGGTTAGTAGAGCGTGAGGGGCGTTAAATAGTGGAAAGTTTTTGTAGTGTTTGGCGATAGCCTTCAGTTTTTTCCAATTACCTTTGTAGGCTTTTCCTGTTTTATACACTTTTTGCAGGTTAATAAGTGCCACAATCCAATAAGACAAGGCAAATGCGAGCATCAGGCCGTTAGGAAGCTGATATGCGATCACACTAATAACGACCCAAAGCGTTGAGCGTAAGGTGAGGTTAGTGGTAATGCGTCCGTAATGTTCTTTGTCGTTAAGCAGATTATTACTCAGGTTAAACAGTGCTACGGCCGGGATACCTGCGACAATGAGATAAGCCCATAATAAATCTATTTTTCCTGACATGAGAGCCGCAATAACAGCAAAGCCGCTGATACATGTTGTGGCAATAATTAGAAGAACTGACAAGCTGGTTAAATATCGCTTGTGGATGAGTTTTGGCGCTGAAATAAGTGCAACATCGTAGCGACCCGCACTTGCTAGCGAGATGATGGAGCAAATTGCCACATACAGAGCAAAGAAGCCGAAATCTTGCGGTGTATATTGCCTCGCCAATATTGGTAGAGCGATAAGCGGAATCGCTTGTGAAAGTATGTTTCCTGATAAAAGTTTGGCAAGTTTGGCTTTCATTGTTATGTGTTTTATTGTGCTTCGCGATGGGTCAACTGATTTATAGCGTCACGAGGTATCATATCAGTTTGCATCAATGCACACCGTATTTTATTGCTGGTATCATGGCGGGATTGTGGAATAATGTCGCCAGCTTTAAAAGCTTAGACAGTTAATGTTAAGTGTTTACCTGATAGGGTGATGTACATCAGGTTTTCCCTCTATGTGTAATATGATGAGTATGAATTCCGTTATATCGAGCATTAAAAGAATTCCTTGGGTAGTATTTGGGATTATGGTTATTTTGGGAGTAGTTGCATGTGGTGGAGGTGATGGTTCTTCGTCTGACCCAATTCCAAATCCACCGCCAACAAAAAATCCAGCTGTTGAAGCAATTGAACAGTTATGGCCGACAACTGTTGGTGACTATTTAGAACAGGATTTATGGTCACCGATTAATATCTATGATGCGGGGGTGGTATTAATGTTACCTCTTGAGTATGCCTTTCACATAGATAACAACGCATCCTTGCAGATTCAATTTCATGATTTCTTTGAACGTTATCTTGCGGAGTTTGATACTGGTTTGGATACCAACGACTTAAGTCGTTTTCAATTTTACTACGTTTTGGCCAGGTATCTAGCATATACACAGGATTCTGGATGGAATTCAGTTCAGCAGGAATTGTACAGCAAATTGCTGGCAGATTTTAATTTTGTCTGGCTTGAGGAAGATACAGCACAAGCCGGTAATGCGGGTACTCGTGTTGAAATTATTCAGCAAAAACTGAATAACATTGGTAATGCTTCTCCTAAATACACAAGAGCCACTATTGATCTGGAGCTTTTTGGATTTGCTATTGCCGGAGAGTTAGCGGCTATGCAGAGAAAAGACGGCCAAACCTTGCATGTTGCTGTACAAGAAATGTTGCAGCTTGCTTATGCCAATTTTCAGCAAGAGGTGGCATATACCAGTAATGGTTGGTTGTATCAGCCTGGACAATGGGATGATTATGTCGATTATCTTTATGCTGGCAATACTGAACTGTCTGAAAATTTAGAGCCTTCGCCTGTTCCGGGTATTGCGACAGATAGCTCTCATAGCCACAGAATGCCACTCTGGTTGTTGAGTTTGGCTAAGGGGTTCCCGGAAGGAAGCGAAGAAAGAGAGTACTTCGAGGGGCTGTCTGAAGGATTTGAAAGCCAATTTATGAGCGTTGTATACGTCCCTTCGTCTGCTGAGTTTAGTGGCCCAAGAATGACTAATTTTATGGATGGTAATAATGGCATATACCGTTATCGTTTTCACAACAATCCAGAGTTGAAGTTAGGATATGAACCCTACAATCTTTCAGGTACCCTGCTAACGGGTTTTTATCCTTTCATGTACAATACCCAGCTTCGTCAAGAGTATGCAGATCTTACCTTTCCTCTGTCTGATACAACACTACAGCTTTATCTTGGGCTTGGGGGAACTCCGGATGTTGAAAGAGCATTTCAGCTACCTGATTATTATGCTGAAGGCTATGCTCAAGTTTACTCGTTAATTGCTTCCTTAATGGTCGATTAGCCTTTCAGACAACAGCTTTGGATACTAATTAAAACTAAATTATTTTCCGGTAAGGAGATATCGTTGAAGAATAGTTCTACGTCAGAATATATGGCACAGATTGGTGAGTCTGTTATTGATTTTAAAGAAATTTGGAGAGCACTTTGGCTTGGTAAATGGATCATTATGGGCGTGGCGTTTGTGTTTGCTGTTGCCTCAATTGTTTTTACTTTGAGTTTGCCCAACCAATATCAATCTCAGGCATTGCTGGAACCGGTATCTTCGACACGATCCCCATTGAGTGGTTTGTCTGGTAATTTGGGTGGATTGGCATCTCTAGCGGGAATTAATTTGGGTGCAGCCGGTGCTGATGACAAATCAGTTCGGGCCATTGAATTAATGAAAACTTGGGATTTCCTGGAAAATTTCATTAAGAAAAACGCATTGGAAGCCAGCGTGTTTGCCGCCATTGGATGGAACAAAGAAAGCAATAAGCTTATTTATGATCCTGATCTGTATGACGAGAATTCTGGTAAATGGGTAAGGGATCCGGCCGAAGCTAAAAGTGGTCAATCTGAGCCTAGTGGTTGGGAGCTGTTTCAAGCAATTAAAGAACGAATTTATGTGAGTAAGGACGACGGCACAGGGTTGATTTCCTTGGCTGTCGAGCACTATTCTCCCTATGTGGCAAAACAATGGGTAGAACTGTTGGTTAAAGAGATAAATTTATATTTTCAGGAAGTCGATCGTACAGAAGCCAAACAGCGAATTGTGTATTTACAAGAGCAGATTAAAGAGACCAATGTTGCTGAGATGAGAAATATCTTTTTTGATATTATTCAAGAGCAAACACAAACGTTAATGCTGACTGAAATTAGTGATGAATATGTGTTGAAAACTTTAAGTCCAGCGAAAATTGCGGAAGAAAAGTCTAAACCGTCTCGCGCTATTATTGTGATATTTGTTACTTTTCTTGGTGGCATTATAGGTATTCTTGTTGTGCTTTTACGTGCTCTTTTTAAAGAAAAGAAATGAGTTTACCGTTAAAAGCATGACTTCATTCTTATGAGTAGCCTGACTTTTTATCGATATAGCTGCTTTACGCTATTATTCTTGGTCTTTTTAACTCCCACAATTTGGATACCGGGTGCTATTGGTGTTCGTCTCGAGGAATTGTTTGTTTTATTGTGGGTAGGGATTTTTGCTTTGCTTTATCGGCAGAAAAAATTGCCTGAAGCCTATCTTCCGTTACGTGGTAGCCTTCTTATCTTTTTTTCCGTTGTGATAATCGTATCAATTACTGCTGGAAGTCTTCTGCAGTTACCTGCATCCATTCTGGATTTACTTAAGTTCATCTGGCTTGTTAAGGCTCTGGTTATTTACTTCATGTTCTTCAACTATATCTATCAAAAAGATGG
Above is a window of Paraneptunicella aestuarii DNA encoding:
- the wecC gene encoding UDP-N-acetyl-D-mannosamine dehydrogenase — protein: MFASRKKQVIGIDVNSHAVDTINSGNIHIVEPDLDIVVRAAVTQKYLRASLIPEASDAFLIAVPTPFKDDKQPDLSYIEAACKAIAPVLQKGNVLVLESTSPVGATKQMAQWIAELRPDLSLPSGVDSTEQDLFIAHCPERVLPGHVMRELVENDRVIGGLSKACAEKAKALYQIFVEGECVLTDCDTAEMAKLTENAFRDVNIAFANELSIICDELGINVWELIAIANRHPRVNILQPGPGVGGHCIAVDPWFIVSRTPELASLIATARKVNDGKPEWVLDKVNAALVEVANVKGVAPSQLSIACLGLAFKPDIDDLRESPALQITKTLSERHTGQILAVEPNIHELPAKLSAGNIRLVDEYTAVKEADIVLLLVDHKQFKSMPLQLSDTQRLVDTRGVWN
- a CDS encoding glycosyltransferase family protein; amino-acid sequence: MSGTNSNTPSLPSVHMVIKTNALIYDDRFRKEVQSLQRIGCQVSASVLEDANQARNGHDYGDGVQQNFRVLSLLTKRLLKSRLFVLFHLSEFILRTCLHIIRSKPDVVWIHDPILMVFVPFLQLLKVMGFTRKIIWDQHELPIKRIDQSGALRRVFAWFCRGADLVVAANQERLDYLKDHYPGFDKVAHGVIRNYSDHEFIEQPSKPLPDDLVNWLDGREYFLVQSGVVELRNFRAVAEAIIPDDTLPVIVAVGGGDKALINELQQRYGERFQQRVYLIGKVPQMELTRYLDGSVASIIFYQKSYGINNWLCEPNRLFQALNRNRPVIVGNNPPMASVLQEYPLGEVVADDGSEPEYLKQALKQFMQNRGQLPALSEAQIANIGWESQDPHIAELVRC
- a CDS encoding glycosyltransferase; the encoded protein is MNVLFVPFNYQNPFQPIAALFFHDQVQALVQSGVKVVVLSAVSVSLPNVVKCKGKGLGYRHWQDKGVDVYQFMFPAVPKAPRLNQWIRLQVQKFLYQKIKREHSAPDLVHVQMFPGGDFGQWMQKSFSIPYVVTEHLSGFSQGVYNGWQLQNAQSCYKHAQVRIAVSQHLATTLEQLTEQPFEVIPNCVDVSLFEPELDVGKKAIRRFIHVGRLDPIKNQAMLIEAFAKADLPEDCSLTIVGAGSEEANLRRIIDSLNIGDKVELYGEATKAEVIKLLSLHDAFVLASRYETFGVVLIEAMSMGLPVISTDCLGAREIITDDKVGEICSCDREALSQLLASFTSRYYDSRYIRQFAVEHFSNQSVANMINKVYSRIVR
- a CDS encoding sugar transferase; amino-acid sequence: MYQHFFKGVIDRVIALVALCVSLPVLVPVTLILAVALRGNPFFVQQRPGLKGEPFYLVKFKTMTDARDEHGELLPDDERLVPIGRWIRSLSLDELPQFINVLKGEMSLIGPRPLLMEYLDIYTAEEQRRHNVLPGITGWAQVNGRNSISWKEKFALDVWYVEHLSFGLDIKIVFLSVLKVLKKEGVNASETVTMEKYNGNN
- a CDS encoding lipopolysaccharide biosynthesis protein, producing MKAKLAKLLSGNILSQAIPLIALPILARQYTPQDFGFFALYVAICSIISLASAGRYDVALISAPKLIHKRYLTSLSVLLIIATTCISGFAVIAALMSGKIDLLWAYLIVAGIPAVALFNLSNNLLNDKEHYGRITTNLTLRSTLWVVISVIAYQLPNGLMLAFALSYWIVALINLQKVYKTGKAYKGNWKKLKAIAKHYKNFPLFNAPHALLTSFNLNTPSFLLPLFSQTALLGAYSQANKVLVTPWQLIGNALFKIFYKTTAEKQRLGQPILPVFRKFFSFYAIALIPIFLIGYFIAEPFFVLLLGEEWRSAGTIGALLLPWIYARAIGGMLAFVPLILNLQKPAFYFEIIYSLALATSLLSGLLMDKAIVGIQLFSGVGTAFVLVQIIWYLTAIKRNDQRNNPGNENN